In Chroicocephalus ridibundus chromosome 12, bChrRid1.1, whole genome shotgun sequence, a single genomic region encodes these proteins:
- the CASS4 gene encoding cas scaffolding protein family member 4 isoform X2 — MKVNNTLAKALYDNKAECSDELAFRKGDILTVLDQNVLGSDGWWKCSLHGRQGLAPANRLQLLATSQAVLLPPSTRSDSAESPAGQQNIYQVPSIPKPTVLSSTYEKMEGWVKSPAKVSTQPAQGIYQVPALAAQLLSERTKSSTSQHLFTLPRACRASVPNIRSEMYDVPSAQRRESLLTQSGATPPTTRKGSVLVRSTEGFQEEQKQLYNISSSPEKAGAVSQKDSSVGNLYDVPPKRETDLSENESQKNFWGHYNTLPNPRKSEWIYDIPVSPEKTGLKQKPTGHSLENQVLYDIPPARYKALATNTEGKVVNPQLYDIPPTQRKLTFPDIHLYDVPSSRDVLLLPPNGNCDVPSSLLAPKAENQISEENVYDIPKGFPTTLQSKKETEKTGDSSGDQAYSASPQLSRDAKLEQDRLSVSSVDSRSSTLSTSSNSSAESFSMSSSEEPAKEIKLDLDIAIETLTKLQHSVSSSVASLMIFVSSKWRLQEHLEKSIEEIHRAVDHIKVSLGEFLAFARVIKVNASYLTDNNLQTRIKKQLEILMNSFKILTETRETLNNCNWSLEALVLRKPQNNPDDLDRFVMVARTIPDDIKRFVSIIIANGKLLFRKNEKAQEMTQSNVNPEYKMVKQIIMPRRIETDSLQRNASDKPNQSQVSSEKPKENDTEDCDYVQLQAQKILSDKEVAKKSTDSKPKVLPFAKKTDIQSKQDSAKKIALPEHCKLCFSALHKAIGVFTNSLSNNQPPEIFISHSKLIIMVGQKLVDSLCQETQEKDARNDILHSSSRFCSLLKNLALATKNAAIQYPNADAMRELQHQAEELLKYTQQFRAMME, encoded by the exons aaTACCTTGGCGAAGGCGCTATATGACAACAAGGCGGAGTGCTCAGATGAGCTGGCCTTCCGCAAAGGAGACATCCTGACGGTTCTGGACCAAAACGTCCTTGGCAGTGATGGCTGGTGGAAATGCTCCCTCCACGGCAGGCAGGGCCTGGCCCCCGCTAACCGCCTCCAGCTCCTTGCCACCTCTCAGGCtgtcctcctgcctccttccacCCGAAGCGACTCTGCAGAGTCGCCAGCAGGCCAACAGAACATTTACCAGGTTCCCTCCATCCCCAAGCCTACTGTATTATCGTCTACCTATGAGAAGATGGAGGGGTGGGTTAAATCTCCAGCCAAGGTCTCTACCCAACCTGCCCAAGGAATCTACCAGGTACCAGCCTTGGCCGCACAGCTGCTCAGTGAAAGGACCAAAAGCTCAACAAGCCAG CACCTGTTTACTCTCCCGAGAGCATGCCGGGCTTCAGTCCCAAATATCAGGAGTGAAATGTACGATGTTCCATCCGCACAGCGCCGGGAGTCCTTACTCACGCAG AGCGGTGCCACTCCACCCACCACACGAAAGGGCTCTGTGCTGGTTAGATCCACTGAGGGTTTCCaggaagagcagaagcagctttaCAACATCTCGTCCAGTCCAGAAAAGGCAGGAGCTGTTAGCCAGAAAGACTCATCAGTGGGCAAC TTATATGATGTCCCTCCCAAAAGAGAAACTGATCTTTCAGAAAATGAGTCTCAGAAAAATTTCTGGGGCCACTACAATACCTTGCCAAATCCTCGAAAGTCAGAATGGATTTATGATATTCCAGTGTCACCtgaaaaaacaggattaaaacaaaaacctacTGGCCATTCCTTGGAGAACCAGGTGCTGTATGATATACCACCTGCCAGGTACAAGGCACTAGCAACAAATACTGAAGGCAAAGTTGTAAATCCACAATTATATGATATTCCACCAACTCAACGGAAATTAACATTTCCGGATATCCATCTTTATGATGTTCCGTCCTCACGGGATGTCCTCCTTTTGCCACCAAACGGTAACTGTGATGTACCCTCAAGTCTCCTGGCTCCAAAGGCTGAGAATcagatctctgaagagaatgtttatGATATTCCAAAAGGTTTCCCCACCACTTTGCAGTCCAAGAAAGAGACGGAAAAAACTGGTGATAGTTCTGGAGACCAAGCATACAGTGCTTCTCCACAGCTCTCAAGAGATGCCAAATTAGAACAAGACAGATTATCTGTGTCTAGTGtggacagcagaagcagcacactCTCTACATCCTCAAACTCTTCTGCTGAGTCTTTTTCTATGTCATCCTCAGAAGAGCCTGCCAAAGAAATTAAACTGGACCTTGACATAGCCATAGAGACACTGACTAAATTGCAGCACAGTGTGTCCAGCTCGGTTGCGAGTTTAATGATCTTTGTGAGTAGTAAATGGAGATTACAAGAGCACCTAGAGAAAAGCATTGAAGAAATCCATAGAGCAGTCGATCACATAAAAGTATCACTGGGAGAATTCTTGGCCTTTGCTCGAGTCATAAAGGTAAATGCCTCTTACCTCACTGATAACAACCTTCAGACCAGAATTAAAAAACAGCTAGAAATTCTTATGAACTCATTCAAAATCTTAACGGAAACAAGAGAAACCCTAAACAACTGCAACTGGTCACTGGAGGCTTTGGTCCTCAGGAAACCTCAGAACAACCCAGATGATCTTGATCGCTTTGTTATGGTAGCCCGCACGATTCCAGATGATATCAAAAGGTTTGTATCTATCATCATTGCCAATGGAAAGCTCCTCTTCAGAAAGAATGAGAAGGCACAAGAAATGACACAATCAAATGTGAACCCAGAATACAAAATGGTGAAACAAATCATCATGCCAAGAAGAATAGAAACAGATTCACTTCAAAGAAATGCTTCTGATAAGCCCAACCAAAGTCAAGTCTCTTCtgagaaaccaaaagaaaatgacACTGAGGACTGTGATTACGTTCAGTTACAG GCACAGAAAATCCTTTCAGACAAAGAAGTAGCAAAGAAGAGTACAGATTCGAAACCAAAG gTTTTGCCATTTGCAAAAAAGACTGACATTCAAAGCAAGCAGGATTCTGCAAAGAAAATTGCTCTCCCCGAGCACTGTAAGCTGTGTTTCAGTGCACTGCACAAGGCAATTGGTGTGTTTACTAATAGTCTGAGCAACAATCAGCCACCCGAAATCTTCATATCCCACAGCAAATTGATCATTATGGTTGGACAAAAGCTGGTGGATTCTCTCTGCCAGGAAACTCAAGAAAAAGATGCTCGGAACGACATTCTCCACAGCAGCAGCCGGTTTTGCAGCCTCTTGAAGAATCTGGCTCTCGCCACCAAAAATGCTGCAATACAATATCCCAATGCAGATGCCATGAGAGAACTTCAGCATCAAGCTGAGGAGCTGTTGAAGTACACACAGCAGTTTAGAGCAATGATGGAATGA
- the CASS4 gene encoding cas scaffolding protein family member 4 isoform X1 yields MTTMDKSIGINRAAKNTLAKALYDNKAECSDELAFRKGDILTVLDQNVLGSDGWWKCSLHGRQGLAPANRLQLLATSQAVLLPPSTRSDSAESPAGQQNIYQVPSIPKPTVLSSTYEKMEGWVKSPAKVSTQPAQGIYQVPALAAQLLSERTKSSTSQHLFTLPRACRASVPNIRSEMYDVPSAQRRESLLTQSGATPPTTRKGSVLVRSTEGFQEEQKQLYNISSSPEKAGAVSQKDSSVGNLYDVPPKRETDLSENESQKNFWGHYNTLPNPRKSEWIYDIPVSPEKTGLKQKPTGHSLENQVLYDIPPARYKALATNTEGKVVNPQLYDIPPTQRKLTFPDIHLYDVPSSRDVLLLPPNGNCDVPSSLLAPKAENQISEENVYDIPKGFPTTLQSKKETEKTGDSSGDQAYSASPQLSRDAKLEQDRLSVSSVDSRSSTLSTSSNSSAESFSMSSSEEPAKEIKLDLDIAIETLTKLQHSVSSSVASLMIFVSSKWRLQEHLEKSIEEIHRAVDHIKVSLGEFLAFARVIKVNASYLTDNNLQTRIKKQLEILMNSFKILTETRETLNNCNWSLEALVLRKPQNNPDDLDRFVMVARTIPDDIKRFVSIIIANGKLLFRKNEKAQEMTQSNVNPEYKMVKQIIMPRRIETDSLQRNASDKPNQSQVSSEKPKENDTEDCDYVQLQAQKILSDKEVAKKSTDSKPKVLPFAKKTDIQSKQDSAKKIALPEHCKLCFSALHKAIGVFTNSLSNNQPPEIFISHSKLIIMVGQKLVDSLCQETQEKDARNDILHSSSRFCSLLKNLALATKNAAIQYPNADAMRELQHQAEELLKYTQQFRAMME; encoded by the exons aaTACCTTGGCGAAGGCGCTATATGACAACAAGGCGGAGTGCTCAGATGAGCTGGCCTTCCGCAAAGGAGACATCCTGACGGTTCTGGACCAAAACGTCCTTGGCAGTGATGGCTGGTGGAAATGCTCCCTCCACGGCAGGCAGGGCCTGGCCCCCGCTAACCGCCTCCAGCTCCTTGCCACCTCTCAGGCtgtcctcctgcctccttccacCCGAAGCGACTCTGCAGAGTCGCCAGCAGGCCAACAGAACATTTACCAGGTTCCCTCCATCCCCAAGCCTACTGTATTATCGTCTACCTATGAGAAGATGGAGGGGTGGGTTAAATCTCCAGCCAAGGTCTCTACCCAACCTGCCCAAGGAATCTACCAGGTACCAGCCTTGGCCGCACAGCTGCTCAGTGAAAGGACCAAAAGCTCAACAAGCCAG CACCTGTTTACTCTCCCGAGAGCATGCCGGGCTTCAGTCCCAAATATCAGGAGTGAAATGTACGATGTTCCATCCGCACAGCGCCGGGAGTCCTTACTCACGCAG AGCGGTGCCACTCCACCCACCACACGAAAGGGCTCTGTGCTGGTTAGATCCACTGAGGGTTTCCaggaagagcagaagcagctttaCAACATCTCGTCCAGTCCAGAAAAGGCAGGAGCTGTTAGCCAGAAAGACTCATCAGTGGGCAAC TTATATGATGTCCCTCCCAAAAGAGAAACTGATCTTTCAGAAAATGAGTCTCAGAAAAATTTCTGGGGCCACTACAATACCTTGCCAAATCCTCGAAAGTCAGAATGGATTTATGATATTCCAGTGTCACCtgaaaaaacaggattaaaacaaaaacctacTGGCCATTCCTTGGAGAACCAGGTGCTGTATGATATACCACCTGCCAGGTACAAGGCACTAGCAACAAATACTGAAGGCAAAGTTGTAAATCCACAATTATATGATATTCCACCAACTCAACGGAAATTAACATTTCCGGATATCCATCTTTATGATGTTCCGTCCTCACGGGATGTCCTCCTTTTGCCACCAAACGGTAACTGTGATGTACCCTCAAGTCTCCTGGCTCCAAAGGCTGAGAATcagatctctgaagagaatgtttatGATATTCCAAAAGGTTTCCCCACCACTTTGCAGTCCAAGAAAGAGACGGAAAAAACTGGTGATAGTTCTGGAGACCAAGCATACAGTGCTTCTCCACAGCTCTCAAGAGATGCCAAATTAGAACAAGACAGATTATCTGTGTCTAGTGtggacagcagaagcagcacactCTCTACATCCTCAAACTCTTCTGCTGAGTCTTTTTCTATGTCATCCTCAGAAGAGCCTGCCAAAGAAATTAAACTGGACCTTGACATAGCCATAGAGACACTGACTAAATTGCAGCACAGTGTGTCCAGCTCGGTTGCGAGTTTAATGATCTTTGTGAGTAGTAAATGGAGATTACAAGAGCACCTAGAGAAAAGCATTGAAGAAATCCATAGAGCAGTCGATCACATAAAAGTATCACTGGGAGAATTCTTGGCCTTTGCTCGAGTCATAAAGGTAAATGCCTCTTACCTCACTGATAACAACCTTCAGACCAGAATTAAAAAACAGCTAGAAATTCTTATGAACTCATTCAAAATCTTAACGGAAACAAGAGAAACCCTAAACAACTGCAACTGGTCACTGGAGGCTTTGGTCCTCAGGAAACCTCAGAACAACCCAGATGATCTTGATCGCTTTGTTATGGTAGCCCGCACGATTCCAGATGATATCAAAAGGTTTGTATCTATCATCATTGCCAATGGAAAGCTCCTCTTCAGAAAGAATGAGAAGGCACAAGAAATGACACAATCAAATGTGAACCCAGAATACAAAATGGTGAAACAAATCATCATGCCAAGAAGAATAGAAACAGATTCACTTCAAAGAAATGCTTCTGATAAGCCCAACCAAAGTCAAGTCTCTTCtgagaaaccaaaagaaaatgacACTGAGGACTGTGATTACGTTCAGTTACAG GCACAGAAAATCCTTTCAGACAAAGAAGTAGCAAAGAAGAGTACAGATTCGAAACCAAAG gTTTTGCCATTTGCAAAAAAGACTGACATTCAAAGCAAGCAGGATTCTGCAAAGAAAATTGCTCTCCCCGAGCACTGTAAGCTGTGTTTCAGTGCACTGCACAAGGCAATTGGTGTGTTTACTAATAGTCTGAGCAACAATCAGCCACCCGAAATCTTCATATCCCACAGCAAATTGATCATTATGGTTGGACAAAAGCTGGTGGATTCTCTCTGCCAGGAAACTCAAGAAAAAGATGCTCGGAACGACATTCTCCACAGCAGCAGCCGGTTTTGCAGCCTCTTGAAGAATCTGGCTCTCGCCACCAAAAATGCTGCAATACAATATCCCAATGCAGATGCCATGAGAGAACTTCAGCATCAAGCTGAGGAGCTGTTGAAGTACACACAGCAGTTTAGAGCAATGATGGAATGA
- the CASS4 gene encoding cas scaffolding protein family member 4 isoform X5, whose protein sequence is MEHHLFTLPRACRASVPNIRSEMYDVPSAQRRESLLTQSGATPPTTRKGSVLVRSTEGFQEEQKQLYNISSSPEKAGAVSQKDSSVGNLYDVPPKRETDLSENESQKNFWGHYNTLPNPRKSEWIYDIPVSPEKTGLKQKPTGHSLENQVLYDIPPARYKALATNTEGKVVNPQLYDIPPTQRKLTFPDIHLYDVPSSRDVLLLPPNGNCDVPSSLLAPKAENQISEENVYDIPKGFPTTLQSKKETEKTGDSSGDQAYSASPQLSRDAKLEQDRLSVSSVDSRSSTLSTSSNSSAESFSMSSSEEPAKEIKLDLDIAIETLTKLQHSVSSSVASLMIFVSSKWRLQEHLEKSIEEIHRAVDHIKVSLGEFLAFARVIKVNASYLTDNNLQTRIKKQLEILMNSFKILTETRETLNNCNWSLEALVLRKPQNNPDDLDRFVMVARTIPDDIKRFVSIIIANGKLLFRKNEKAQEMTQSNVNPEYKMVKQIIMPRRIETDSLQRNASDKPNQSQVSSEKPKENDTEDCDYVQLQAQKILSDKEVAKKSTDSKPKVLPFAKKTDIQSKQDSAKKIALPEHCKLCFSALHKAIGVFTNSLSNNQPPEIFISHSKLIIMVGQKLVDSLCQETQEKDARNDILHSSSRFCSLLKNLALATKNAAIQYPNADAMRELQHQAEELLKYTQQFRAMME, encoded by the exons ATGGAACAT CACCTGTTTACTCTCCCGAGAGCATGCCGGGCTTCAGTCCCAAATATCAGGAGTGAAATGTACGATGTTCCATCCGCACAGCGCCGGGAGTCCTTACTCACGCAG AGCGGTGCCACTCCACCCACCACACGAAAGGGCTCTGTGCTGGTTAGATCCACTGAGGGTTTCCaggaagagcagaagcagctttaCAACATCTCGTCCAGTCCAGAAAAGGCAGGAGCTGTTAGCCAGAAAGACTCATCAGTGGGCAAC TTATATGATGTCCCTCCCAAAAGAGAAACTGATCTTTCAGAAAATGAGTCTCAGAAAAATTTCTGGGGCCACTACAATACCTTGCCAAATCCTCGAAAGTCAGAATGGATTTATGATATTCCAGTGTCACCtgaaaaaacaggattaaaacaaaaacctacTGGCCATTCCTTGGAGAACCAGGTGCTGTATGATATACCACCTGCCAGGTACAAGGCACTAGCAACAAATACTGAAGGCAAAGTTGTAAATCCACAATTATATGATATTCCACCAACTCAACGGAAATTAACATTTCCGGATATCCATCTTTATGATGTTCCGTCCTCACGGGATGTCCTCCTTTTGCCACCAAACGGTAACTGTGATGTACCCTCAAGTCTCCTGGCTCCAAAGGCTGAGAATcagatctctgaagagaatgtttatGATATTCCAAAAGGTTTCCCCACCACTTTGCAGTCCAAGAAAGAGACGGAAAAAACTGGTGATAGTTCTGGAGACCAAGCATACAGTGCTTCTCCACAGCTCTCAAGAGATGCCAAATTAGAACAAGACAGATTATCTGTGTCTAGTGtggacagcagaagcagcacactCTCTACATCCTCAAACTCTTCTGCTGAGTCTTTTTCTATGTCATCCTCAGAAGAGCCTGCCAAAGAAATTAAACTGGACCTTGACATAGCCATAGAGACACTGACTAAATTGCAGCACAGTGTGTCCAGCTCGGTTGCGAGTTTAATGATCTTTGTGAGTAGTAAATGGAGATTACAAGAGCACCTAGAGAAAAGCATTGAAGAAATCCATAGAGCAGTCGATCACATAAAAGTATCACTGGGAGAATTCTTGGCCTTTGCTCGAGTCATAAAGGTAAATGCCTCTTACCTCACTGATAACAACCTTCAGACCAGAATTAAAAAACAGCTAGAAATTCTTATGAACTCATTCAAAATCTTAACGGAAACAAGAGAAACCCTAAACAACTGCAACTGGTCACTGGAGGCTTTGGTCCTCAGGAAACCTCAGAACAACCCAGATGATCTTGATCGCTTTGTTATGGTAGCCCGCACGATTCCAGATGATATCAAAAGGTTTGTATCTATCATCATTGCCAATGGAAAGCTCCTCTTCAGAAAGAATGAGAAGGCACAAGAAATGACACAATCAAATGTGAACCCAGAATACAAAATGGTGAAACAAATCATCATGCCAAGAAGAATAGAAACAGATTCACTTCAAAGAAATGCTTCTGATAAGCCCAACCAAAGTCAAGTCTCTTCtgagaaaccaaaagaaaatgacACTGAGGACTGTGATTACGTTCAGTTACAG GCACAGAAAATCCTTTCAGACAAAGAAGTAGCAAAGAAGAGTACAGATTCGAAACCAAAG gTTTTGCCATTTGCAAAAAAGACTGACATTCAAAGCAAGCAGGATTCTGCAAAGAAAATTGCTCTCCCCGAGCACTGTAAGCTGTGTTTCAGTGCACTGCACAAGGCAATTGGTGTGTTTACTAATAGTCTGAGCAACAATCAGCCACCCGAAATCTTCATATCCCACAGCAAATTGATCATTATGGTTGGACAAAAGCTGGTGGATTCTCTCTGCCAGGAAACTCAAGAAAAAGATGCTCGGAACGACATTCTCCACAGCAGCAGCCGGTTTTGCAGCCTCTTGAAGAATCTGGCTCTCGCCACCAAAAATGCTGCAATACAATATCCCAATGCAGATGCCATGAGAGAACTTCAGCATCAAGCTGAGGAGCTGTTGAAGTACACACAGCAGTTTAGAGCAATGATGGAATGA
- the CASS4 gene encoding cas scaffolding protein family member 4 isoform X3, producing the protein MTTMDKSIGINRAAKNTLAKALYDNKAECSDELAFRKGDILTVLDQNVLGSDGWWKCSLHGRQGLAPANRLQLLATSQAVLLPPSTRSDSAESPAGQQNIYQVPSIPKPTVLSSTYEKMEGWVKSPAKVSTQPAQGIYQVPALAAQLLSERTKSSTSQHLFTLPRACRASVPNIRSEMYDVPSAQRRESLLTQSGATPPTTRKGSVLVRSTEGFQEEQKQLYNISSSPEKAGAVSQKDSSVGNLYDVPPKRETDLSENESQKNFWGHYNTLPNPRKSEWIYDIPVSPEKTGLKQKPTGHSLENQVLYDIPPARYKALATNTEGKVVNPQLYDIPPTQRKLTFPDIHLYDVPSSRDVLLLPPNGNCDVPSSLLAPKAENQISEENVYDIPKGFPTTLQSKKETEKTGDSSGDQAYSASPQLSRDAKLEQDRLSVSSVDSRSSTLSTSSNSSAESFSMSSSEEPAKEIKLDLDIAIETLTKLQHSVSSSVASLMIFVSSKWRLQEHLEKSIEEIHRAVDHIKVSLGEFLAFARVIKVNASYLTDNNLQTRIKKQLEILMNSFKILTETRETLNNCNWSLEALVLRKPQNNPDDLDRFVMVARTIPDDIKRFVSIIIANGKLLFRKNEKAQEMTQSNVNPEYKMVKQIIMPRRIETDSLQRNASDKPNQSQVSSEKPKENDTEDCDYVQLQVLPFAKKTDIQSKQDSAKKIALPEHCKLCFSALHKAIGVFTNSLSNNQPPEIFISHSKLIIMVGQKLVDSLCQETQEKDARNDILHSSSRFCSLLKNLALATKNAAIQYPNADAMRELQHQAEELLKYTQQFRAMME; encoded by the exons aaTACCTTGGCGAAGGCGCTATATGACAACAAGGCGGAGTGCTCAGATGAGCTGGCCTTCCGCAAAGGAGACATCCTGACGGTTCTGGACCAAAACGTCCTTGGCAGTGATGGCTGGTGGAAATGCTCCCTCCACGGCAGGCAGGGCCTGGCCCCCGCTAACCGCCTCCAGCTCCTTGCCACCTCTCAGGCtgtcctcctgcctccttccacCCGAAGCGACTCTGCAGAGTCGCCAGCAGGCCAACAGAACATTTACCAGGTTCCCTCCATCCCCAAGCCTACTGTATTATCGTCTACCTATGAGAAGATGGAGGGGTGGGTTAAATCTCCAGCCAAGGTCTCTACCCAACCTGCCCAAGGAATCTACCAGGTACCAGCCTTGGCCGCACAGCTGCTCAGTGAAAGGACCAAAAGCTCAACAAGCCAG CACCTGTTTACTCTCCCGAGAGCATGCCGGGCTTCAGTCCCAAATATCAGGAGTGAAATGTACGATGTTCCATCCGCACAGCGCCGGGAGTCCTTACTCACGCAG AGCGGTGCCACTCCACCCACCACACGAAAGGGCTCTGTGCTGGTTAGATCCACTGAGGGTTTCCaggaagagcagaagcagctttaCAACATCTCGTCCAGTCCAGAAAAGGCAGGAGCTGTTAGCCAGAAAGACTCATCAGTGGGCAAC TTATATGATGTCCCTCCCAAAAGAGAAACTGATCTTTCAGAAAATGAGTCTCAGAAAAATTTCTGGGGCCACTACAATACCTTGCCAAATCCTCGAAAGTCAGAATGGATTTATGATATTCCAGTGTCACCtgaaaaaacaggattaaaacaaaaacctacTGGCCATTCCTTGGAGAACCAGGTGCTGTATGATATACCACCTGCCAGGTACAAGGCACTAGCAACAAATACTGAAGGCAAAGTTGTAAATCCACAATTATATGATATTCCACCAACTCAACGGAAATTAACATTTCCGGATATCCATCTTTATGATGTTCCGTCCTCACGGGATGTCCTCCTTTTGCCACCAAACGGTAACTGTGATGTACCCTCAAGTCTCCTGGCTCCAAAGGCTGAGAATcagatctctgaagagaatgtttatGATATTCCAAAAGGTTTCCCCACCACTTTGCAGTCCAAGAAAGAGACGGAAAAAACTGGTGATAGTTCTGGAGACCAAGCATACAGTGCTTCTCCACAGCTCTCAAGAGATGCCAAATTAGAACAAGACAGATTATCTGTGTCTAGTGtggacagcagaagcagcacactCTCTACATCCTCAAACTCTTCTGCTGAGTCTTTTTCTATGTCATCCTCAGAAGAGCCTGCCAAAGAAATTAAACTGGACCTTGACATAGCCATAGAGACACTGACTAAATTGCAGCACAGTGTGTCCAGCTCGGTTGCGAGTTTAATGATCTTTGTGAGTAGTAAATGGAGATTACAAGAGCACCTAGAGAAAAGCATTGAAGAAATCCATAGAGCAGTCGATCACATAAAAGTATCACTGGGAGAATTCTTGGCCTTTGCTCGAGTCATAAAGGTAAATGCCTCTTACCTCACTGATAACAACCTTCAGACCAGAATTAAAAAACAGCTAGAAATTCTTATGAACTCATTCAAAATCTTAACGGAAACAAGAGAAACCCTAAACAACTGCAACTGGTCACTGGAGGCTTTGGTCCTCAGGAAACCTCAGAACAACCCAGATGATCTTGATCGCTTTGTTATGGTAGCCCGCACGATTCCAGATGATATCAAAAGGTTTGTATCTATCATCATTGCCAATGGAAAGCTCCTCTTCAGAAAGAATGAGAAGGCACAAGAAATGACACAATCAAATGTGAACCCAGAATACAAAATGGTGAAACAAATCATCATGCCAAGAAGAATAGAAACAGATTCACTTCAAAGAAATGCTTCTGATAAGCCCAACCAAAGTCAAGTCTCTTCtgagaaaccaaaagaaaatgacACTGAGGACTGTGATTACGTTCAGTTACAG gTTTTGCCATTTGCAAAAAAGACTGACATTCAAAGCAAGCAGGATTCTGCAAAGAAAATTGCTCTCCCCGAGCACTGTAAGCTGTGTTTCAGTGCACTGCACAAGGCAATTGGTGTGTTTACTAATAGTCTGAGCAACAATCAGCCACCCGAAATCTTCATATCCCACAGCAAATTGATCATTATGGTTGGACAAAAGCTGGTGGATTCTCTCTGCCAGGAAACTCAAGAAAAAGATGCTCGGAACGACATTCTCCACAGCAGCAGCCGGTTTTGCAGCCTCTTGAAGAATCTGGCTCTCGCCACCAAAAATGCTGCAATACAATATCCCAATGCAGATGCCATGAGAGAACTTCAGCATCAAGCTGAGGAGCTGTTGAAGTACACACAGCAGTTTAGAGCAATGATGGAATGA